AGGTGTACGTCGCCGGAGAGCCGGAGCAGGCCGCCAGCGCGAGCAGGAGGAGCGTCCAGCGCATGGCGCAGAGCTTAGCCAATCTCCGCCCCGAAAATGCGACGGGCCGCCCGGTCTCCCGAGCGGCCCGCGCGAACTTCGACTGCGAGTCGACTACTCCATGTCGTCGCCGCCGTAGTCCGGCATGCCACCGGCGCCGGCGCCCTTGCCCTTCTTCTTGGGCTTGTCGGCGATCATCGCCTCGGTGGTGAGCAGCAGCGAGGCCACGCTGGCCGCGTTCTGCAGCGCGGTGCGCTCCACCTTGGTCGGGTCGATCACGCCGGCCTTCTCCAGATCCTCGAAGGTCTCGGTCGCCGCGTTGAAGCCGTAGCTGCCCTTGCCCTCGCGGATCTTGTTGATCACCACCGCGCCCTCGTGGCCGGCGTTCTGGGCGATGCGGCGCGCGGGCTCCTCGAGCGAGCGGCGGATGATGTCCACGCCCTTCTGCTGGTCGCCGTTCTCGACCTTGAGCTTCTCGAGCACGGGCAGGCAGCGGATGAGGGCCACGCCGCCGCCGGGGACGATGCCCTCCTCCACGGCCGCGCGGGTGGCGTGCAGCGCGTCTTCCACGCGCGCCTTCTTCT
This region of Deltaproteobacteria bacterium genomic DNA includes:
- the groEL gene encoding chaperonin GroEL (60 kDa chaperone family; promotes refolding of misfolded polypeptides especially under stressful conditions; forms two stacked rings of heptamers to form a barrel-shaped 14mer; ends can be capped by GroES; misfolded proteins enter the barrel where they are refolded when GroES binds; many bacteria have multiple copies of the groEL gene which are active under different environmental conditions; the B.japonicum protein in this cluster is expressed constitutively; in Rhodobacter, Corynebacterium and Rhizobium this protein is essential for growth), with translation IDKDNTTIVDGAGKKDAIDGRIKTIRAQIDETSSDYDREKLQERLAKLVGGVAVIHVGAATEVEMKEKKARVEDALHATRAAVEEGIVPGGGVALIRCLPVLEKLKVENGDQQKGVDIIRRSLEEPARRIAQNAGHEGAVVINKIREGKGSYGFNAATETFEDLEKAGVIDPTKVERTALQNAASVASLLLTTEAMIADKPKKKGKGAGAGGMPDYGGDDME